Proteins from a single region of Verrucosispora sp. NA02020:
- a CDS encoding class F sortase yields MSSRPDATARRAGGRHGSPWRAVGAAVVVLLAMVGSGLIGASLRPVEPVRPPQPLAQAGPSTPEPRASEPFDDADLDDGDAVTTRPATGLPRSAPTTITIPRIGVNAKIMMLGTNADGTVEVPPLDQAMLAGWYSPGPSPGEVGNSVIVGHVDSAAIGAAVFFSLGALQSGDVITVSRADGGSVDFRVDSVSAHPKDAFPTEQVYGPSDRPGLRVITCGGQFDEVKGDYPDNVIVFASLMS; encoded by the coding sequence ATGAGTTCGCGGCCTGACGCGACGGCGAGACGGGCCGGCGGCCGTCACGGTTCTCCGTGGCGCGCCGTCGGCGCCGCCGTCGTCGTGCTGCTGGCCATGGTGGGTTCCGGGCTGATCGGCGCGTCGCTGCGGCCCGTCGAGCCGGTACGCCCACCGCAGCCCCTGGCGCAGGCCGGTCCGAGTACCCCCGAGCCCCGCGCGTCCGAGCCGTTCGACGACGCGGACCTCGACGACGGTGATGCCGTCACGACCCGCCCCGCGACCGGGCTGCCCCGGTCCGCGCCGACCACGATCACCATCCCCCGCATCGGCGTCAACGCGAAGATCATGATGCTCGGCACCAATGCTGACGGCACCGTGGAGGTCCCCCCGCTGGACCAGGCCATGCTCGCCGGTTGGTACTCGCCGGGTCCCAGCCCGGGCGAGGTGGGCAACTCGGTGATCGTCGGGCACGTGGACTCCGCGGCGATCGGTGCGGCGGTGTTCTTCTCCCTCGGCGCGCTGCAGTCCGGCGACGTCATCACGGTCAGCCGGGCCGACGGGGGCTCCGTCGACTTCCGGGTCGACTCGGTGTCCGCCCACCCCAAGGACGCCTTCCCCACCGAGCAGGTGTACGGCCCCTCCGACCGACCCGGGCTCCGCGTGATCACCTGCGGCGGCCAGTTCGACGAGGTCAAGGGCGACTACCCGGACAACGTGATCGTCTTCGCCTCGCTGATGAGCTGA
- a CDS encoding glycoside hydrolase family 6 protein, with amino-acid sequence MNVWRRLSSRRRTVALAGASALVAGGLVTIPVTAAHAATQCDVAYTTNDWQGGFTANITIRNIGDRLTSWTLGFTFPDANQRVQQGWSARWTQSGRNVTAQNESYNGNLATGASTSIGFNGAWSGSNPKPTSFTVNGVACNGGTTPTTPPPTTPPPTTPPPTTPPPTTPPPTTPPPTTPPPGTKVDNPYLNARGYVNPEWKARAESVTGGNRVSSISTAVWIDRIAAIEGTDNSQSNGPMGIRDHLDEALRQNAEYIQFVIYNLPGRDCAALASNGELKADELPRYKAEYIDPIAAIMGDAKYRNLRIINVIEVDSLPNLVTNTSNNPGGTVMCDTVKANGAYVQGVGYALAKLGALSNVYNYVDAGHHGWLGWDSNFVPSAQVLKQAATASGSTVNHVHGFITNTANYSALIEPYAKISDTVNGQTVRQAKWIDWNFYNDEQSFAQAFRQELVRQGFPSGIGMLIDTSRNGWGGSARPTGAGPTTSVDAYVDGGRVDRRIHKGNWCNQAGAGMGERPKAAPAAGIDAYVWAKPPGESDGSSREIPNNDGKGFDRMCDPTYTGNDRNGNSRSGALADAPISGAWFSAQFAELMRNAYPPLS; translated from the coding sequence ATGAATGTGTGGAGAAGGCTGTCCAGTCGACGACGGACCGTCGCGCTGGCCGGCGCGAGCGCGCTGGTCGCGGGCGGTCTGGTGACGATCCCCGTCACCGCGGCGCACGCCGCGACGCAGTGCGACGTCGCGTACACGACCAACGACTGGCAGGGCGGCTTCACCGCCAACATCACCATCCGGAACATCGGTGACCGGCTCACCAGCTGGACCCTCGGCTTCACGTTCCCCGACGCCAACCAGCGCGTCCAGCAGGGCTGGTCGGCCCGCTGGACCCAGTCGGGCCGGAACGTGACCGCGCAGAACGAGTCCTACAACGGCAACCTGGCCACCGGTGCCAGCACCAGCATCGGCTTCAACGGCGCCTGGAGCGGCAGCAACCCCAAGCCCACCTCGTTCACGGTGAACGGGGTCGCCTGCAACGGCGGCACCACGCCGACCACGCCGCCCCCCACCACTCCGCCGCCGACCACCCCGCCGCCCACCACGCCTCCGCCGACGACGCCTCCGCCCACCACCCCGCCGCCCACGACGCCGCCGCCCGGCACCAAGGTCGACAACCCGTACCTGAACGCCCGAGGCTACGTGAACCCGGAGTGGAAGGCCCGGGCCGAGTCGGTCACCGGCGGCAACCGGGTGTCGAGCATCTCGACCGCCGTCTGGATCGACCGGATCGCCGCGATCGAGGGTACGGACAACAGCCAGTCCAACGGCCCGATGGGCATCCGGGACCACCTGGACGAGGCGCTGCGGCAGAACGCCGAGTACATCCAGTTCGTCATCTACAACCTGCCCGGCCGTGACTGCGCGGCGCTCGCCTCCAACGGTGAGCTGAAGGCCGACGAGCTGCCGAGGTACAAGGCGGAGTACATCGACCCGATCGCGGCGATCATGGGTGACGCGAAGTACCGCAACCTGCGGATCATCAACGTCATCGAGGTCGACTCGCTGCCGAACCTGGTGACCAACACCTCCAACAACCCGGGTGGCACCGTGATGTGCGACACGGTGAAGGCCAACGGCGCGTACGTGCAGGGTGTCGGCTACGCGCTGGCCAAGCTGGGCGCGCTCTCGAACGTCTACAACTACGTCGACGCCGGGCACCACGGCTGGCTCGGCTGGGACAGCAACTTCGTCCCGAGCGCCCAGGTCCTGAAGCAGGCCGCGACCGCCTCCGGCAGCACGGTCAACCACGTGCACGGCTTCATCACCAACACGGCGAACTACTCCGCCCTGATCGAGCCGTACGCGAAGATCAGCGACACGGTCAACGGGCAGACGGTGCGCCAGGCCAAGTGGATCGACTGGAACTTCTACAACGACGAGCAGAGCTTCGCTCAGGCGTTCCGGCAGGAACTGGTCCGGCAGGGCTTCCCGAGCGGCATCGGCATGCTGATCGACACCTCCCGTAACGGCTGGGGCGGCAGCGCCCGGCCCACCGGCGCGGGCCCGACGACCAGCGTGGACGCCTACGTGGACGGTGGCCGGGTCGACCGTCGCATCCACAAGGGCAACTGGTGCAACCAGGCCGGTGCGGGCATGGGCGAGCGGCCGAAGGCCGCGCCGGCGGCGGGTATCGACGCGTACGTCTGGGCCAAGCCCCCGGGCGAGTCGGACGGCTCCAGCCGCGAGATCCCGAACAACGACGGCAAGGGCTTCGACCGGATGTGCGACCCGACCTACACCGGTAACGACCGTAACGGCAACAGCCGCAGCGGTGCCCTGGCCGACGCCCCGATCTCGGGCGCCTGGTTCTCGGCGCAGTTCGCCGAGCTGATGCGCAACGCCTACCCGCCGTTGTCCTGA
- a CDS encoding roadblock/LC7 domain-containing protein → MHSTRQSADLGWLLDDLLERVPTARQAVVLSADGLLLGCSTGMDKADAEHLCALASGLSSLARGASRHLTGGPVRQTVVEMEDAYLFVTAAGQGACLAVASDADADIGLVAYEMAMLVTRVGENLGTPTRASVGAADAH, encoded by the coding sequence ATGCATTCGACGAGGCAGAGTGCCGATCTCGGCTGGTTGTTGGACGACTTGTTGGAGCGGGTACCGACCGCGCGGCAGGCGGTGGTGCTCTCGGCGGACGGGCTGCTCCTCGGCTGCTCCACCGGGATGGACAAGGCCGACGCCGAGCACCTCTGTGCGCTGGCCTCCGGACTGTCCAGCCTGGCCCGGGGCGCGAGCCGCCACCTCACCGGCGGGCCGGTGCGTCAGACGGTGGTGGAGATGGAGGACGCGTACCTCTTCGTGACGGCGGCGGGGCAGGGTGCCTGCCTCGCTGTCGCCAGTGACGCCGATGCCGACATCGGCCTGGTGGCGTACGAGATGGCGATGCTGGTGACCCGGGTGGGCGAGAATCTCGGGACACCGACCCGGGCGTCGGTGGGTGCCGCCGATGCGCACTGA
- a CDS encoding DUF742 domain-containing protein has translation MRTDLPGNQHEWLDADAGPVVRPYTLTGGRVRASADALDLVAYVLAKPDPDLGAYPELYPEHRLLVELAGRGTPVVELAADLNLAIGVVRVLLGDLLSRGLVAVHQPPRATYLPDNDILKAVVDGLRAL, from the coding sequence ATGCGCACTGACTTACCGGGGAACCAGCACGAATGGCTCGACGCCGATGCCGGGCCGGTGGTCCGGCCGTACACGCTGACCGGTGGCCGGGTACGGGCCAGCGCGGACGCCTTGGACCTGGTGGCGTACGTGCTGGCGAAGCCGGACCCGGACCTCGGCGCCTACCCGGAGCTGTACCCGGAACACCGGCTGTTGGTGGAACTCGCCGGTCGGGGAACGCCGGTCGTGGAACTCGCCGCCGACCTCAATCTCGCCATCGGTGTGGTCCGGGTACTGCTCGGCGATCTACTCTCCCGGGGACTGGTCGCCGTGCACCAGCCGCCACGTGCCACGTACCTGCCCGACAACGACATCCTCAAGGCGGTGGTCGATGGACTCCGTGCGTTATGA
- a CDS encoding ATP-binding protein, producing MNTRDWPIRSKLTALVVVPVTALLALWIFATTLTFGPALDLLAARTLLYDLGRPGETVVAELQRERRLSVVHLGSPRTVCGQPPTNCVLPELVAQRDRTDIAIAELQRRVSGEQLRDAAGELLETRLDRLLGELEALPSGRAFIDRRDLDRAGVIGLYSGMISSAFHTFSALANLPDQDLNREARALTDIGRSRELLGQTDALLAGALIGGRLAEGEHTLLVQGIANQRFLAESAVADLPEPDRVAYQRLTEQDEFTQLRQMQDELVAADPSARLRIDQQAWQTSYDTVQRSLRDFELTQADGLADRSVPMAVRTLVRLAAAGLLGLVAVVLSLVVALRVGRSLAKRLTQVRGTVKEAEERLPEVVERLRRGEQVDVAHEAPLADRGADEIGQVAQAFTEVHKAAIRSAMVEVSLRRGLNEVFLNIARRSQGLVHRQLTVLDRMERDAEDPDHLAELFRVDHLATRLRRHAEDLVILAGAAPGRGWRNPVAMVDLIRGAISEVESYDRVDIVNVQAAGTVGRVVGDVIHLLAELIENATAYSPPDSRVEISGEHVAHGYALSVTDHGLGMTAAAIEEANRKLARSPDFDPAETARLGLFVVARLAARHDVRVRLRESDGTGLTAVVLIPGALITAEPSPLPDLDTPAGDDQATTPEQRRLARATRLTTVPRQTTRSQAEPEKPTTTEAVPASTTGGRGGPTFGSTVGPAEADGLPRRIRQRGPAATTPSAATASPDTAVPSAATSSPVADAAGPAPVGSTPPVASGTGPSGSGASSDGSSGPAGHRAAPRRAQDGLDAPTVQMPAVSSAIDGPTMRQPVVVPRGPIRPLGEPTPRSPEEARRFMSALQAGTARGRRAAVAPNDDAGSTGPSTGDAVRTGPPNGEAGRSGATSADHEQDRDTEPAGPPAGDPATVQPPTATERDA from the coding sequence TTGAACACCCGCGACTGGCCGATCCGCTCCAAGCTGACCGCGCTGGTCGTGGTGCCGGTGACCGCGCTGCTGGCACTGTGGATCTTCGCGACCACGCTCACCTTCGGCCCCGCACTGGATCTGCTCGCCGCCCGGACCCTTCTGTACGACCTGGGCCGGCCGGGCGAGACGGTGGTGGCCGAGCTGCAACGGGAGCGGCGGCTCTCGGTTGTCCATCTCGGCTCGCCGCGCACGGTCTGCGGTCAACCACCGACCAACTGCGTACTGCCGGAGCTCGTCGCACAGCGGGACCGCACCGACATCGCGATCGCCGAACTCCAGCGCCGGGTCTCCGGAGAGCAACTGCGCGACGCCGCCGGTGAGCTGCTGGAGACCCGGCTGGACCGGCTCCTCGGCGAACTGGAGGCGCTGCCGTCGGGGCGTGCGTTCATCGATCGCCGGGACCTCGACCGGGCCGGGGTGATCGGTCTCTACAGTGGCATGATCTCGTCCGCGTTCCACACCTTCTCCGCGCTGGCGAACCTGCCGGACCAGGATCTCAACCGGGAGGCGCGGGCGCTGACCGACATCGGCCGCTCGCGGGAGCTGCTCGGTCAGACCGACGCGCTGCTGGCCGGCGCGTTGATCGGCGGACGACTCGCCGAGGGCGAGCACACGCTGCTCGTGCAGGGCATCGCCAACCAGCGCTTCCTGGCCGAGAGCGCGGTGGCCGACCTGCCGGAGCCGGACCGTGTGGCGTACCAGCGGTTGACCGAGCAGGACGAGTTCACGCAGTTGCGGCAGATGCAGGACGAGCTGGTCGCCGCCGATCCCTCGGCCCGACTCCGGATCGACCAGCAGGCCTGGCAGACCAGCTACGACACGGTGCAGCGGTCGCTGCGCGACTTCGAGCTGACCCAGGCCGACGGTCTGGCCGACCGCTCGGTGCCGATGGCGGTGCGCACCCTGGTCCGGCTGGCCGCCGCCGGGCTGCTCGGTCTGGTCGCCGTCGTGCTCTCGCTGGTCGTCGCGCTGCGGGTAGGCCGGTCGCTGGCGAAGCGGTTGACCCAGGTACGCGGCACCGTCAAGGAGGCCGAGGAGCGCCTGCCCGAGGTGGTGGAGCGGCTGCGCCGGGGCGAGCAGGTGGACGTGGCCCACGAGGCGCCGCTGGCCGACCGGGGCGCGGACGAGATCGGCCAGGTGGCCCAGGCGTTCACCGAGGTGCACAAGGCCGCGATCCGGTCCGCCATGGTCGAGGTGAGCCTGCGTCGCGGCCTCAACGAGGTCTTCCTGAACATCGCCCGACGCAGCCAGGGCCTGGTGCACCGGCAGCTCACCGTGCTCGACCGGATGGAACGCGACGCCGAGGATCCGGACCACCTGGCCGAACTGTTCCGGGTGGACCACCTCGCCACCCGGCTGCGGCGGCACGCCGAGGACCTGGTCATCCTCGCCGGTGCGGCACCCGGGCGGGGCTGGCGCAACCCGGTCGCCATGGTGGACCTGATCCGGGGCGCGATCTCCGAGGTCGAGTCGTACGACCGGGTGGACATCGTCAACGTCCAGGCCGCCGGCACGGTGGGTCGGGTCGTCGGCGACGTCATCCACCTGCTCGCCGAACTGATCGAGAACGCCACCGCGTACTCGCCGCCGGACTCCCGTGTGGAGATCTCGGGCGAGCACGTCGCCCACGGGTACGCGCTCTCCGTCACCGATCACGGGCTCGGCATGACGGCCGCCGCCATCGAGGAGGCCAACCGCAAGCTCGCCCGGTCACCGGACTTCGACCCGGCCGAGACCGCGCGGCTGGGGCTGTTCGTGGTCGCGCGGCTCGCCGCCCGGCACGACGTACGCGTGCGGTTGCGGGAGTCGGACGGGACCGGGCTGACCGCCGTGGTGCTGATCCCGGGGGCACTCATCACCGCCGAGCCGTCACCCCTGCCCGACCTGGACACTCCCGCCGGAGACGACCAGGCCACCACCCCGGAACAGCGCCGGCTGGCCCGGGCCACCCGGTTGACCACAGTGCCCCGGCAGACCACGCGATCACAGGCCGAGCCGGAGAAGCCGACCACCACCGAGGCGGTGCCGGCGAGCACGACCGGTGGCCGGGGCGGTCCCACCTTCGGCTCCACGGTCGGCCCGGCCGAGGCGGACGGTCTGCCCCGCCGCATCCGTCAGCGGGGCCCGGCCGCCACCACGCCGTCGGCCGCCACCGCGTCGCCAGACACCGCCGTACCCTCCGCCGCCACCTCATCCCCGGTCGCCGACGCCGCCGGACCGGCGCCGGTCGGGTCGACGCCCCCAGTGGCCTCCGGCACCGGTCCGTCCGGCAGCGGTGCGTCCAGTGACGGGTCGTCCGGTCCGGCCGGGCACCGGGCGGCACCGCGCCGTGCGCAGGACGGCCTCGACGCGCCGACGGTGCAGATGCCGGCGGTGTCCTCGGCGATCGACGGGCCGACGATGCGGCAACCGGTGGTGGTCCCGCGCGGGCCGATCCGGCCGCTCGGCGAGCCGACCCCACGCAGCCCGGAGGAGGCCCGTCGGTTCATGTCGGCACTCCAGGCGGGCACCGCGCGGGGCCGACGCGCCGCCGTCGCGCCTAACGACGACGCGGGGTCCACCGGACCGTCCACCGGAGACGCGGTGCGTACCGGACCGCCGAACGGCGAGGCGGGGCGATCCGGTGCGACCTCCGCCGACCACGAGCAGGACCGAGACACCGAGCCGGCAGGGCCGCCGGCCGGTGACCCGGCGACTGTGCAACCCCCGACCGCGACTGAGAGGGACGCCTGA